The genomic region GGAGGGGCCGAGGTTAGCGGCCACACTTCCTATTAAATGGCAAATAGTTGCAGATCCTGTGAATGATGGACCAGCTTTAAGCAGCAATGCCCCTGCAGGAACAAATGAAAAATATGGAGCTGAAGACATTGTAACCAAAGAAAAGTTTCGCGACTTTAGGTTGCATGTTGAATTTTTGATTCAAAATGAAGGAAGTAATAGCGGGGTTTATCTCCAAAACCGCTATGAAATTCTGGTTTTAGACGGAGATTCAACTACCCATGGAATGGCTGCCATCATTAATGAAAAAGCTGCTCCTTACCATATTTATTATGGATTGGGCAATTGGAATGCTTATGATATCGTATTCCGGTCCGCCCGATTTGGAGAAACCGGAAAACTTATTGAAAAAGCATTGGTTACCCTATATTTCAACGGCCAAAAAGTACATTCCAACGAACATATTAAACAAGTTTGGGGAAGTGAATTTTCAGGAATAGATGGTGGAAATGAGGGAGGAAAAGGGATAACCAACCGTCCCAGTGGAATAAAACTTCAGTCAGAAGGACACGATGTGCTGTTTAGGAATATTTGAATAGAAAAATTGGATTTAAAATCTTCAGACACGGATTTTTAGAATCAAGTTTTAGAGTCCCATCGGCTTAGCTGTGGGACCTTAATATCCTGTATATCGTGGTTGTTGAAATCATCCAACAACTTGGGATCATCTAAAATCTTGATACCAGCTACTTGATACTTTCCCTTAGATTCTAGCCTGGTAAGTATAAAGCTCATAATACCTTCCCTGCAGGTCCATCAACTCCTGATGCTGGCCTCTTTCTACAATTTTGCCCTTTTCGATGACCAAAATCTGATCCGCCTGGCGGATGGTGCTGAGACGGTGGGCGATAACAAAGGTTGTTCTTCCCTTCATCAAATCTTTTAAGCTGGATTGGATCAGGGTTTCACTTTCTGTGTCCAGATTGGAAGTAGCTTCATCCAATATCAAAATCCGGGGATCAGCCAAAATAGCCCTGGCTATGGCAATTCTTTGCTTTTGCCCTCCGGAAAGTTTTACACCCCGCTCCCCTATTAAGGTATCAATACCTTCCTCAAACCTATCGGTAAATTCATGCACATAAGCTGCTTGAATGGCCTGCATCAACCGGTTCTCCCCGGCATTTGGACGTGGAAATAAAATATTTTCACGGATGGTCCCCTCAAACAAAAAATCATCCTGAAGCACCACACCCAATTGGCTTCGGAAACTGGACAAATTAACCTGAGCCAAATCCTGCCCATCAATAGTTATAATACCATCCCTTGGATTAAGAAAAGATGCTGCCAAGCCAGCTATTGTTGTTTTCCCGGATCCTGAAGTTCCCACCAATGCGGTCATTGTTCCTGCAGGTGCTTCAAAACTAACACCTTTGATTACTTCCTTTCCCTTTTCATAGGCAAAATGGACGTTTTCAAAAACAACATCCCCATGGATTTTTGGCAATTGGATATCCCTAACTTTTTCATCCTCTTCCAGAGGCAGATTCATAATATCCTCTGTCCGGTCCAAACCGGCAAAAGCTTCTGTCAATTGACTTCCGATATTACTCATCTGGACTATGGGTGCAATCATAAAAGCCAGGTATAAGGTAAAAGCTAAAAAATCCCCAATAGACATTTCACCTTCGATGATAAAATAACCTCCCATTCCCATAATGCCAGCAGAAGCTATCCCCAGCAAAAATGTGGCTGAGCTAGTCACCAAACTGGTGGCAGTAAGGCTTGATTTGATGTTTAAAAATAACTTTATCACTCCATCCTCAAAGGTTTTTGTTTCTTGGCTTTCAGCATTAAACCCTTTGATCACCCGGATTCCCCCCAAAGTTTCAGTAAGCCTTCCTGTTACATCTGCATTGATTTTTCCTCTCTCCCGAAAAATGGGCCTTATTTTCCCAAAAGCCTTCAAAGAAATCAACCCAAAAATGACAACAGGTACCAGGACATATAAAGTCATCATCGGGCTTATAATGATCAAAAGGACCAGACAAATTATAGAAGTCAACACCCCTCCAACCATTTGGGCCAAGCCTGTTCCCACCAAATTCCTAACCCCTTCCACATCAGTCATGATTCGTGAAACAAGTTCCCCTGTTTTTGCATTATCAAAGAAACGGATGGGAAGATGGATAATGTGCTTTTGGACTTTTGATCTCAACTTGGCAATCAAATGCTGAGCTTCTACACTTAAAATTTGGGTCAAAGCAAAAGAAGTAACTGATTGAATAGTAACTGCAATCCCCACGGCAATCACTAACCATTTTAGCAATTTCATATTATTATTGGGAATCACTTCATCCATCAAAAATTTACTGGCACCCGGCAAAACCAAACCAGCCAATCTGCTTATTATGATCAATCCCAATCCAAAAAACAAGTGCTTTCTCCTTGGCCAAACAATAGTTTTAAACACATGAGTAATGGTGACTTTTCTTTCCTTTCGGGATCTATTCATTAAAAAAAGATTTAATTCATTGGTTCTTAAAAGTAAAATTAAAAAGGGGAATCTGGAATGGGATTTAAAAAATAAATTTCAGTATTAAAAAATGGCAAAATAGTAAGCCACCTTCCTGATCTAGATTTAATTTAAATGGGAAGTTTGCCTAAACTTGGATTTTACCGTTTCCGAACTAAATATTAATGCATTGATCAACAAAGCTAAAACCACCAGAATGGCCATCTCAAAACGGGTCAAAACCAAACTACCTGACCGGATTTTTTGTGAATAATCATTTAAGGCTTTTCCTACTGCCAACTGAACATCAGAGAGCTTGCTCAAATTATCCTTGGCCTGATTCAATGTCGCTTTCGAATGCTTCTTAGCCAATAAGAATCGTTCCTGTTTGAGGTCAGGTTTTGCTAATATTTCTTCAATCAATTTCAAATGAAGGATATTCTCCTTTAAATCGGATAAATAAACCGCCTCATTTTCAGTCAACAATGTATTTTCAAACTCCACCAAGATAGAATCAATAAATTCATTATGAGACTGGTATTTCTCTTTTTCCAATAAAAAATCTGATGGTTGTTGAAGTTGTTGAATTATTAATTGCTTTTGATAAAGTTTATCGGAAAGCTGGAAGATATAACTTTCAGGCAATAGCCTATCTTCATAAAAAGTAGAAAATGAAGCTGTTAAATCTGAAACTTTTTCCTCATCAAGAATATTTTTCACAAATACAGAAAAAAACACTACTGCTAAAAGAGCAGCAATGGTGAGTTTATTCTTGATACTGTAGGTCCATCTCATGATTTGCTCCTTTCCGGATTTGTTGCAAAACTTTTAATGTCATTCTTGGATTGAGAAGTCATTAGCAGCTGGATTTTCCCATTGTTATTGCTAATGATCCATTGATTAACATTTATTTAACAAACATATCACCATTTAAATAATTTTCATTGATTATTAAAAAAATAATTCCATGACCCTTCTCATTATTTTTAAGGCCTACTTTTAGGCCGCAAATTTTATTAGGGGAGACCTGCCCCGGGAATTTTAAAAAAAGGATCGATACATAATATTAAAAGACAAAAAACCCTTCCCTTTTTAATTCTTTATATGCTGGAATTCTGGATTTCGTTTTTAATTTCCGTCTGGAAAACAATTTTCTCGTAATTGCCATTTCCTTGAATTTTAATCTCTTTTATTTCTGAGTTTAATTTTACTTTCATAAAATTGGCCCGGAAGGATGCCAAAAAAGTATTCAAAAAATTGAAATTTTATTCAGAGAAAAAAGTCAATAAAGGTAAATTTTTGATTGTTAACTCCAACAAAACATCTAAGTTTATTGCCATTAAACCCACTGATAGATAACACGTTATACACTTATAACTATTCTAATAACATTTTATAATATTTAAAATCACAATTTAAAAATAACCTTTCTTAAAACCATTGAATCACCACATTTTGTTGATACATTTTTTTTTCAAACCAACCAATATTTTTTATTGTTTCCTTGTATAAAATTGGCAAAAAATGGTTATCCTTATATCATAATTGATCCCTAAATACCCAGATCATGCAAACTGCCGACCTTATACAACTATTAGAATTAACCCCAAATTTGCAATTGAAACTGGAATATTTACCAGCTTCATTTGTACAAAGTGGTTCAAAAATCCAATCCGTCCTTTCTGTTTCTAAGGAAAATACAATTTCCAAAGAGGGTAAAGAGACTCATCTGGTAATAACCGAAAATAAAACCGATATGGTTATCAGAAATCTTTTCACAAAGGATGTGTTAAAACTTTTGGAGGAAAGTTCTGTTGATCCCAATTCGGTTGTAAAAATAAAATATGGAAACGAATCCTTTAAAACTGCCCTATTGGATATATCGGAAATTGAAGTGTTCGATAAGGCCATGACCTTCAAATTGTTTTTCACAAACAATCCAGCAACTTCCCAACAAGAAAAAGTGGAAAAACAAAAGAAAAAGGAAAATCCAATAACCATTTTTCATTATTCCAAAAATTAATGTATAAATTTAGAAAAAACCAAATAAACTTGGTACCTTCCTGGAGTTCCACATCTCAAAACAAATAATTCATGTCCACCTTGGATCTCATTATAGCTGAGCGAAGTCGGGATATTGGGGATTTTCTGGTAGGAAGATTATTACCTTTCAGAAAAAAAAGAATGGTGGGGCCTTTCGTATTTATTGACCATATGGGGCCATCAGTCATTGGCCCTGGTAAATACATGGACATTGACCAACATCCACATATTGGTATTTCAACCCTTACTTTTTTATTGGAAGGGGAAATGGTTCATGAAGATAGTTTGGGAACCAAACAGCTTATAACTCCCGGATCAGTTAACTGGATGACAGCTGGAAAAGGGGTTACTCATACAGAAAGAACTCCCCAACATTTGCGTAAAGGTCAAAACTTTCCATTTCATGGGTATCAGATTTGGGTGGCTTTGCCGAAAGAAAGGGAAGATATGGATCCTGAATTTCACCATATTGATGCAAGGGAACTTCCTTATTGGGAAGAAAATGGGGCATCATTTACTTTGGTAGCAGGAAATGCATTTGAAAAATCATCTCCTGTGCCCGTTCATTCTGAACTTTTTATGGTGGAAATTAAAACCAATCAAGATTTTGACTTGGAAATTGCAGGGCAATTAAATGGAGAAATTGGGATATGCATCGTGGAAGGGAGCGTTACAGCTTGTGACAATAAAATAGATGCAGGCGATTTATTGGTTTCAAAAATTGATAACCAATGTGCCCTAAAAATCAAGGAAAATAGCCATCTCCTCTTATTTGGAGGGCATCCATTTCCAGAAGAAAGATTTATCGATTGGAATTTTGTATCCTCGGAAAAATCAAAAATTGTTCAAGCAAAAAAATTATGGGAAGAAAAAAAGTGGCCTATGGTCAAAGGTGACAAATCCTATATTCCCCTCCCCTCACTAGACTAAAAGAGCCCTATTTTAAAGAGATTTGATCATTATTAGCCCTACGTAAAATTACCACAGCTACATTGGTAAAATAAGTCAAAATCAATAATCAAGATAGTGGTTATGGTAAAAAATAAATTATCAAAATTCATTTTTTACCATTTATTTTTTTTGAATTGCTCTACTAACCTTCTTTTCAATATTTCTTCTGCCATGCATATTCTTCCTCATAGGGACATTATTAAATAGCGCATTTGATTTCCAATTTTAAAACCTTTATTTAACTCTCCTTTCACCAGGTTTCAAAACCCTAGTTAGAATCCAACAAATAACCTTTTCCGATTCAAAGGGAAAACCTTTCATCCATTTTTTTATTGCAGAATGGCATTTTTATTGAAAGTGGAAATCCTTCCCAAAAGGAACTATCGATCAAAAACATTTTATTAATCCATGCTTATATAGTTTCTTTGTGGGAAATTTGTCCCAACACCTTATTAAATCCCGCTTGCATGAAAATAATAGCAATTGGTCGTAATTATGTGGAACATATAAATGAATTACAAAATGAAAAGCCAGGGGCTCCAGTAGTATTTTTAAAACCTGATACTGCCCTGTTAAAAAATAATATGCCATTTTTTTTACCGGAATTTTCGGATAATGTTCAACACGAAATAGAACTTGTCCTTAAAATCAACAAAGAGGGGAAATTCATCAAAAGGGAATTTGCCCATCGGTATTTTGATGAAATTGGGATTGGGATTGATTTTACTGCAAGGGACCTCCAATTACAATGCAAAGAAAAAGGACTTCCCTGGGAAATTGCCAAAGGCTTTAATGGTTCTGCCCCTATTGGCTCTTTTTTGCAAATTAGCGAGTTTAAAGACCTTAATGATATCAATTTCAAGTTAGATGTAAATGGAGAGCTTGCACAAAAAGGTAATTCTTCTTTGATGCTTTTTGATTTTGGGGTCATAATAGAATATATCTCCAAATTTTTTACTTTAAAAAAAGGAGATTTAATATTTACCGGAACACCAGTGGGTGTAAACAAAGTCCATGTAGGAGACCGGTTAGAGGGGTATATTGAGGATAAAAAGCTGTTGGATTTTGAAGTTAAATAAAAACCTGGTATTCTTTCTATTATTACTAAGCTGTTTTTCTGCTTCTGGGCAAGTGGAAAAAGGTTACTACCTATTTCCAATAAATCCAGGTCAACAAAATTTCCTGGCTGGAAACATGTCAGAAATCCGGTCCAACCATTTTCATAGTGGCTTAGACATAAAAACCGAAGGAAGGCAAGGGCTTCCTGTTCACGCTGCAGCAGATGGCTATGTCCAAAAGATAAAAGTTTCTTCTTTTGGATATGGAAATGTGCTATTCTTAAAACACCCAAATGGTCAATATACCGTTTATGCCCACCTGAAGGATTTTGCCCCTAAAATAGCCCAATACATTTGGCAGAAAATGGCTGAGGCCAAACAAAACAGTTTAGAGGTTATCCTCGAACCCGGGGTATTAAGGGTAAGCAAAGGGGATACCATTGCCTATTCTGGAAATACAGGAAGTTCAGGAGGTCCCCATTTGCATTTTGAGATCCGTGATTCACTAGAAAGGGCTTTGGATCCATTAAAATTTGGATTTGATGAGATCAAAGACAGCACCCCTCCAATAATTGCCGATGTTGCCCTAAGCCCCTTGGAATACAACAGTAGAATCAATGGAAAATTTGAGAGAACAGAATTAAGGATTAATTACCGAGGCAACAAATTCGTTGTAGACCAACCGGTAACCATAACAGGAAAAGTTGGAATTGAGATTCGGGGTTATGATAAACTGGATGGAATGTATAATCCCAATGGCTTTCCATTGTTTAAAATATATGAAAGTGGAAAGCAGACCTTTGAAATAGATGTTGATAAAATTGATTTTGAAATTGGAAGGTTTGTCTTAAGGCATACTTATCGAAACCGATATACTAAACTTTACCGGGTTCCTAACAATCCATTTGACTTTTACTATCCTGACAGTGTTTTTAGTGGAGCAATCCAAGTTGAACCTGATTCAACAAAAGATGTAAAGGTAGAAGTGCAGGATGCTTACGGAAATACCAGTCTCCTTGAACTTCAGTTTAAAGGAGAAAAGGAAGAGATTAAAAGCAATGGTTCTTATCCAGGTGGTTCACTTCCAAAAATAGAAAACCATAATAAATGGATGGTCCTACACGCTCCATTGGAAAAAGAAGGGAAATTGGCCATGTTTTACGTTAATGGCTTTATGATGGATGTACAAACAGCTTATGAATCAGCCCACCACAGAACCTACCTTTGGGACTTGAATTATGGAATTCCTGACTCCGTGGATGTTTGTACTTCTATGGTTTACCCAGAAGTGGAAGCGAGAATCCCATTCCAGGAGGAGATTTATTACACTAATGGAAAGACATCAATTCAATTTGACAAAAACACCTTGTTGGATGATCTCTTTCTCAGGGTAAACTATAAAGAATTTGAAAATAGACCCGCTTTGGAAATCAATGACGAACATGAATACCTCAGGAATCCCATGGAGGTAAGCATGTCGACTGAGGGCTTTGAAGGAGATACCAGCAAACTTCATGTGTATCAACTTTATCCCAACGGATGGAAAGCATTCCTGGGGGGAAAATGGGGAAATGACCATATCAGGTTTAATACCAAAAAATTTGGTACTTTTGTACTCGATAGAGATGACAGTCCCCCAACAATAAGACCGATAAGAATCAATTCTTCCCAATTAAGGTTCTATATTCGAGATGATTTGTCCGGAATAAAGGACTTTAAGCTCTGTGTAAACGGAGAATGGGTCATTCTACGGTATGAACATAAACATGGGGTCATATGGACAGAAAAGCTAAACAACAAGCCATTCAAAGGCAAAATTGAGCTTAGTGTCACTGATAATGCTAACAATACAGAAAGATTTATTAGAAATTTATAGCATTATCCGAAATAATTTATGAAATTTAAATGTCAAAAATACACTTAACCTAAAAACAATTTGTATGTCATTAGAAGTAGGAAAGAAAGCCCCTGACTTTGAAGCCAAAGATCAAGATGGAAATACCATCAGGTTATCCGATTTCAAAGGGAAGAAAGTAGTACTCTATTTTTACCCTAAGGACAATACCCCAGGATGTACAGCTCAGGCTTGCAATCTAAGGGATAATTATGATGCATTATTAGATGCAGGTTATGTAGTATTGGGCATTAGTCCGGATTCTGAAAAATCCCACAAGAAATTCATTGAAAAGCAAAATCTTCCTTTCCCTTTGATTTCTGATGAAGACAAGACTGTCCACAACTTATATGGTACCTGGGCAGAGAAAAAGAATTTCGGAAAAACTTATATGGGCACGGTACGAACTACCTTTGTTATAGATGAAGAAGGTAATTTGGCCGAGATCATC from Echinicola jeungdonensis harbors:
- a CDS encoding 3-keto-disaccharide hydrolase, coding for MIHYFIKAILCPYAQNHLGVGAEMPQNAELLFDGSKELLHEKWTYWEGPRLAATLPIKWQIVADPVNDGPALSSNAPAGTNEKYGAEDIVTKEKFRDFRLHVEFLIQNEGSNSGVYLQNRYEILVLDGDSTTHGMAAIINEKAAPYHIYYGLGNWNAYDIVFRSARFGETGKLIEKALVTLYFNGQKVHSNEHIKQVWGSEFSGIDGGNEGGKGITNRPSGIKLQSEGHDVLFRNI
- a CDS encoding ABC transporter ATP-binding protein, translating into MNRSRKERKVTITHVFKTIVWPRRKHLFFGLGLIIISRLAGLVLPGASKFLMDEVIPNNNMKLLKWLVIAVGIAVTIQSVTSFALTQILSVEAQHLIAKLRSKVQKHIIHLPIRFFDNAKTGELVSRIMTDVEGVRNLVGTGLAQMVGGVLTSIICLVLLIIISPMMTLYVLVPVVIFGLISLKAFGKIRPIFRERGKINADVTGRLTETLGGIRVIKGFNAESQETKTFEDGVIKLFLNIKSSLTATSLVTSSATFLLGIASAGIMGMGGYFIIEGEMSIGDFLAFTLYLAFMIAPIVQMSNIGSQLTEAFAGLDRTEDIMNLPLEEDEKVRDIQLPKIHGDVVFENVHFAYEKGKEVIKGVSFEAPAGTMTALVGTSGSGKTTIAGLAASFLNPRDGIITIDGQDLAQVNLSSFRSQLGVVLQDDFLFEGTIRENILFPRPNAGENRLMQAIQAAYVHEFTDRFEEGIDTLIGERGVKLSGGQKQRIAIARAILADPRILILDEATSNLDTESETLIQSSLKDLMKGRTTFVIAHRLSTIRQADQILVIEKGKIVERGQHQELMDLQGRYYELYTYQARI
- a CDS encoding MCP four helix bundle domain-containing protein; its protein translation is MRWTYSIKNKLTIAALLAVVFFSVFVKNILDEEKVSDLTASFSTFYEDRLLPESYIFQLSDKLYQKQLIIQQLQQPSDFLLEKEKYQSHNEFIDSILVEFENTLLTENEAVYLSDLKENILHLKLIEEILAKPDLKQERFLLAKKHSKATLNQAKDNLSKLSDVQLAVGKALNDYSQKIRSGSLVLTRFEMAILVVLALLINALIFSSETVKSKFRQTSHLN
- a CDS encoding pirin family protein, which translates into the protein MSTLDLIIAERSRDIGDFLVGRLLPFRKKRMVGPFVFIDHMGPSVIGPGKYMDIDQHPHIGISTLTFLLEGEMVHEDSLGTKQLITPGSVNWMTAGKGVTHTERTPQHLRKGQNFPFHGYQIWVALPKEREDMDPEFHHIDARELPYWEENGASFTLVAGNAFEKSSPVPVHSELFMVEIKTNQDFDLEIAGQLNGEIGICIVEGSVTACDNKIDAGDLLVSKIDNQCALKIKENSHLLLFGGHPFPEERFIDWNFVSSEKSKIVQAKKLWEEKKWPMVKGDKSYIPLPSLD
- a CDS encoding fumarylacetoacetate hydrolase family protein, with translation MKIIAIGRNYVEHINELQNEKPGAPVVFLKPDTALLKNNMPFFLPEFSDNVQHEIELVLKINKEGKFIKREFAHRYFDEIGIGIDFTARDLQLQCKEKGLPWEIAKGFNGSAPIGSFLQISEFKDLNDINFKLDVNGELAQKGNSSLMLFDFGVIIEYISKFFTLKKGDLIFTGTPVGVNKVHVGDRLEGYIEDKKLLDFEVK
- a CDS encoding M23 family metallopeptidase, which encodes MKLNKNLVFFLLLLSCFSASGQVEKGYYLFPINPGQQNFLAGNMSEIRSNHFHSGLDIKTEGRQGLPVHAAADGYVQKIKVSSFGYGNVLFLKHPNGQYTVYAHLKDFAPKIAQYIWQKMAEAKQNSLEVILEPGVLRVSKGDTIAYSGNTGSSGGPHLHFEIRDSLERALDPLKFGFDEIKDSTPPIIADVALSPLEYNSRINGKFERTELRINYRGNKFVVDQPVTITGKVGIEIRGYDKLDGMYNPNGFPLFKIYESGKQTFEIDVDKIDFEIGRFVLRHTYRNRYTKLYRVPNNPFDFYYPDSVFSGAIQVEPDSTKDVKVEVQDAYGNTSLLELQFKGEKEEIKSNGSYPGGSLPKIENHNKWMVLHAPLEKEGKLAMFYVNGFMMDVQTAYESAHHRTYLWDLNYGIPDSVDVCTSMVYPEVEARIPFQEEIYYTNGKTSIQFDKNTLLDDLFLRVNYKEFENRPALEINDEHEYLRNPMEVSMSTEGFEGDTSKLHVYQLYPNGWKAFLGGKWGNDHIRFNTKKFGTFVLDRDDSPPTIRPIRINSSQLRFYIRDDLSGIKDFKLCVNGEWVILRYEHKHGVIWTEKLNNKPFKGKIELSVTDNANNTERFIRNL
- the bcp gene encoding thioredoxin-dependent thiol peroxidase, with translation MSLEVGKKAPDFEAKDQDGNTIRLSDFKGKKVVLYFYPKDNTPGCTAQACNLRDNYDALLDAGYVVLGISPDSEKSHKKFIEKQNLPFPLISDEDKTVHNLYGTWAEKKNFGKTYMGTVRTTFVIDEEGNLAEIIDKVKTKEHSNQILK